The genomic DNA GGTACCTGGGGAAGGCCCGCACACTTCTCAGTTAATTCGATTAAGAAAAGTTAAGGCATACATACCACACGACACAATATTATGGCCCTAATCTTAATTAACACAATACTAATAAtctcttagggccagttgcatcaaccacatttgacagacacatcatcgtcaagcagcagacgtctatggaacttcccacacaataaaatttaacgctttaacggtgacagacggtttgatgcttACTCTACAAATACGTCTAATCTCTTTCTGTTTCAGATTCCAGGCTTGTTCTTTCTAGGAACGCACTCTCCGCACGACTGGGACTATTATTCTGAGGACGATGGAGTGACGTCTCAGAGTCAAATCTCTCACCGAGTCGCTCATACTCGAGGCAAGATGCTGGGTGGCAGCTCTTGTCTTGATCATCTTAATTATGAAAGGTAAAACATCAAATGTCAAAACGGACTTCCCACTGGGGTCcgcccaggctcccatgagcggcAAATGGCGGGATAATGCagggaggatgatgatgaaaacaTTAGACGTCTATATTTATTCTTGGACAAAAGGCTAAAGAAGAATCAGGTACCCAAGGTATTTAAAGTAGTAGAACCTAAATCCTGAACTTAGAACTCGCATTTGCTGAAAGTTAATGAGCACCTTTTTTATTTCCAACTCAATCAGACTCAGTTGGTGATACTTACTCATAGATTTTCACCATACCTTCGCTTTCGATTAAATTTCAGTCTTTGTCAAATATTGAAATAGAATGTATACCTACCATTAACGTATATCTTTTTAAATTGCAGAGGCTCTAAAAGTGATTTCGACAGCTGGCCTGAAGATTGGCACTGGGATGATGTCCTGAAATATTTCAAGAAAGCAGAAAATATGCTTGACAAGAAAATTACGCAAGGACCAACTTCTCAATACCATTGCGATAAGGGACCTCTAAGTGTCAGAAGGCATAGTGTTAACGAAGAATTTCAAAAAATAGAAGATGATTTATTACAAGCATACGAAGAATTGGGTATCAAAACGATGTATGATCCGAATGTCCCTAATCCAAATGGAAATTCGAAGTTATACTTTAAAACAACTGAAAAAACTTCACGACGCGCTAGTGCTGCTTTAGAATATTTGCTCCCAATTAAGAACAGACCCAATTTCTACCTTTTAAAACATGCTTCAGTGACAAAAATCCTTATCAATGAAAATAAACAAGCCACTGGTGTAAAAGTAAGAGTTAATGACGTCGAATTTGACGTCTTTGCCGATCATGAAGTTGTTGTCACAGCTGGTGTTTTCAACACACCGAAGTTACTTATGCTATCTGGCATTGGACCTGCTGAGCATTTAAACGATTTCGACATACAAGTGGTAGCGGATTTACCAGTAGGACTAAATTTATTTGATCATGCAGTCGTCCCTGTAGTCACAAGTCATAAATTAGCACTTGCGGCTAATGTTGAGGAGAATATTCTAGCGTTGACTGACCTTGGTACATTTCCTCCCCCTATTGTCAGTGGACGGGTCAGCATAAACGAAACCTTGAAAGATTTACTCCATCTCTCCATTTATTACGATGGATCTTCTCCCATATTTTTGTACACGGTCGGCgtaaattacaattacaatcTAGTCTTGTCAACTTCTTGGATCTTAAATAATCCTATTAGAGACATGCTTTTATCAATCATCATTTTAGGAAAACCGAAATCGAGAGGACGAGTAGAATTGAGAAGCCCTGATCCACAAGATCCTCCGAAAATTTTCACAGGTTTCCTTAGTCATCCTGAGGACTTGACAAGGTTCACCGAGGCTGTGAAGTACTTCTACACTATAAAGGATACTAGCTATTTCAAAAACGCTGGAGGTTCATTTTCTAGACCGTCTTTGCCTGAATGTGATCATCTTGAGTTTGGTGGTGACGATTACTGGATATGTTATGTAAGAACTCTGGTTACAATTACATTTCATCCAGGAGGTACGTGTGCCATGGGATCTGTTACTGATAAAAATCTTAAGGTGAAAGGGATAAAACGATTGCGGATAAGCGATGATAGTGTTATGTTTGACCTGCCGAATGCTAAACTAGGCACAGTGACAGTGATGGTCGCAGAAAGAGTAGCAGATTTGATTAAAGAGGAGTATGGAAAATATGAGGCGGACTTTCCATGCGAATGAGGTTCAAAGCAAACTATTAAACTGATTGAAATTGAATGCATTTGTTTAATTGTTGTTtgtaaaacgtagtgattcaatgctctttggtaTTCATAAATTCGTTATGAttgttaggccggcaacagacagtcttaaaaattcataatcttagaaaagatttgtatgcaaagcAAACtaacactgacagatctgtcagtgtcagtttgaactgtcagtttgcatacaaatcttttctaagattatgaatttttaagactgttgccggccttataaAGATCCCTTTATGTGTTGACTGTCAACTTTTCAAGGGTTTCCCATTATACTACTCTTTGGTTTCCCCGTTTTACTCGGCTGGCTAAATGCGCCAGGAGCGCGAAGccatagaaaaaataaaaaaaactcctCAAGTGTCAAGTGAAACGTCAAACGGTTTTGTCTGTTTACTGCTTGTTTGGGTGGAAGTGATTTAcatgtttttattgatattattgaTTGCGTTTAAATTATTGTTACTTTTCGTAGTGAATAATATGCATAATTAACCTGCTTAAATATGGCAGACCTTAAAATATGTAGGATATGCTTACGAACAGAGTGTAAAGTGTTCAAGTTTGATCAATTTCAACTGAAATCGTATTATGAAGAAGTTATGGCGTTAAAAGTAAGTATTTATACAAAATACTTGTTGTATTTCTCCAATATTCTCCTTCGATTCATAGCACTTGCAATGAGTGATAAAACCATTGTTTTATTTGTCAATTTTGGTTATGAAAACAGTATACCACATTGTCTTTAAGTACATATCCCATCACCAAATTAAGCGGAGAATTGGCAGATCTTAAGACTGTCAATGACTTCAAACGAATATCTGCAGTCTgtctttttaaacatttaaaagtagAGAAACAATACATGctatatgataaataaataatgaaaagaTTATAATGTTTTATCAATGATTTCATCAGGTGAATGAGCATGATGGTCTACCACATTATTTCTGCTACGAGTGCGCTACAATGCTGCACAAGTTCCACAAATTCAAGGAGAAATGTTATTGCGGACAAAAAGCTCTTAGAGAAGTTTTGTGGAGAGGCCCGGTAAGTTACAACCTAAATAAAGGCCAAAAATCTATCTGTCTGTCCTCCTTCTTTTGGATaagtttgtttttaaccccggtgcaaaaacgacagggtgttataagtttgacgtgtctgtctgtctgtgtgtgtgtgtctgtggcattgtagctcccgaacggatgaaccaattaagatttcgtttttttttgtctgaaagctgagttagtcaggagtgttcttagccatgtttcattaaaatcggtctactatgtcgcagtcggaggttttttcaaaattttaattttgtggttattttagATGAAATTGCATATTTCAGTGTGCATgttggcaaaggcctcctccagctctttCCAGCATTTCCTCTGCCTGGCCAGTCtagtccaggcaggcaagcatggtcgcgcaataaatgataaaacatcatgccctccctatcacactatttgtaagtgcaatagggacggcctgatgttgtatcatttatcgcgcggccATGATTATACGTCAGAAAGGCCCTACAGTGGTTATAATTAATTCCTACCATTGTTTGAGTGGTGGAGGTTGAACTCTGAAGCCATCTCCGGCCAAGTAACAAAATGTTCATATTAAAGTGCTTATTTCTTTAAACTGTTATGTACAAATGTGAGTTTGTCTACTTACCaggccataaaattaaaaaaaaaatcgtttgacaatgttattttaataagtaatttatttcaCCGTTTTCACAGATAACCTATGAAACAATTTACAAAATCGACCGCAACGCCCGACACTTACAGTCACCATTAGCAATCATGACTGTAACGGACCAAGTTCAATCGTTCACCGTCACAGAAGAAGCAGAAAGCCAAAGATTAGAAGATGTCACAACCAGCCCCCAGTTTCAACTAAACCCAAATAGTCCAACATCAGTATTCGTAGATATTAAAAATGAAGTTATAAAATTAGAGGATAAGAAAATAGATGAGCGAAGAAAGAGCAAAGATTTTGAACTTGACGCGTGGAAAACTAAAAGTCGGAAACGCACAAGATTTCTTGATGCTAGTAATTGGAAGAAATGTAGTTTGACTGAGGAAGAGGCGGTTAAAGAGTTCAGAGAAAGGGCCGAGGAACCGAAGTATTTGAAAGCTAGTCATAAATGTCAGGATTGTTTTAAGGGGTTTTCTAAGAAGGAAATGTTGAGTCGACATCTGCAGTTGAGACACAGTGAGGTAAGATTTTttgatatacaccgtgttttttttgttttccgttaaattcgacacgtcgttaagttcattatcaggaaccaccctgtatatcacttttagttaaattcgcaaaaattcatcattttcatacataacaaatgaatttattagtgtgacggacccttaagaataacattcaagttatttTGAACTGAATTGACTAAATTGATTGATTACAGTCACTGGGTCCGTTCTCGTGCCGTCTGTGCCGCATGCGTTTCAGGTGGGAGTCCCACCTGAGAGCACATCTACGTCAACACTTCACCGAGTACCGCTGCCAACGGTGCCCCTTCGTCTGCAACCTTGAGTGAGTTGGCATATGTACATATATCGCAGTTGCATGTGTTTattgacaataggctagtttcctatacttaaaataaaatattttatgcagtgcacgaaataaagcaccacataattagaagaaaaatatggacagtagttatatttaaacaaaatttatatttaataagtcaaagagaaagatataaagtaaatgaattgaccgtgacgtcactcctcagtatttcataggaattccatattagaaaatcgttttgacagttcttaaaaagaagctggtttgactagtaggaaactagcctatttgagACATATtggcaggcctacgtcactcgctcgcggtcgcgcgttaagtacctaccccgctagcagttgcctcgaggtaacaagtggAAGAGAGGCGCCACGCGGCcacctgtgtagtcgcgtggcacgtacttactattcttctgagttttacgtaacttattagtattagttaaatgaAGCGTatgtatttgtcgttttgcgggcatagaaggatctgttacgttagtaacttattaataatctgtgataTTGGCAttggtaatttaatttaattattttttccgcaGAAATTCGGCTCTGTTGCACGAAGAATATCACAGTGGAATAACAAGAAAGTGTATTCATTGTGAAGAAGAATTCAGGTAACTACAAAacatagtatatttttttagtagtaGTATAGTATTAGAATTTtacggaccgatacgaccttcaaatcttcaagaaaagagcgtacacccatcttaaaggccggcaacgcacctccaacacctctggtgtttcgggtgtccatgggcggcggtgatcgcttaccatcaggcgacctgtctgctcgtttgcctcctatcccataaaaaaaaaccttgccCACTGAACGTGTCGTCGGCGTTCCATGCCCATCTGAATCCCGTTTGATGACCGTATGCACCCCGTTTCATGCCCATATCGTTGCATTTGAtttttgacaacatttcatatttttgagtactactttttattgtttggtttgaaagaactcaatactaaaagatacacgtatttttttatttttccaaaaactgctattttaatgagaaattcccttcttattactacttcgagcagaaagagcgtaagttacaaacgtcaagacacagcttcgtgacgtcacatgtgttgtttcatacacctaagaaaacgacaaaatcattcctaaaataTCTGACCTTGGAATTAACCTTGACATaaccataatatttattcaaaattgtTCTAATGTTTCCAATTaactttatatacttattgcTATAATTAGctatatttattaagtaaaaaaTGCATGCACCTAGACCTAAGAAATATTGAATACCCTTACAGGGTGTcatgtacctacctctttaaTGTGTAACACCTAATGTATTATGAACATGACTGCAatacaataaagaataaagaataaaaaaaagttttaacagtcagcttaaacagtccggtatgtctgactgtcaagtgttactgtcaaccactagtgaatgactacgaatcatagactaagccatggtttttttaatatctttgctacgaactgtgataagtttcactgtcaaactcaagtgacattccaactggaagattttttgatatagtggcagctctaaatcagctatttgacgtcacttcccctttaaactatttttaagattttttatactaaaaatgcgaaaaaaaaattaaaaaaaatgatttatgtgatctacaagcatatatctcgaaatggttttcgatttagggacattgaaaattttgaaacgttgtcaatggGCTCTATTCCTATCCAGTATCAATAGCCTACTAAAGGTCAATTTACGGTAATGTATCAAATAGCCACAAATCAATGGAAAtatttagacgaccggtctggctcagtcggtagtgaccctgagtCGGAGACGGAGAGTGACcgtgcctgctgagccgcggtcctgggttcgaatcccggtaagggcatttatttgtgtgatgagcacagatatttgttcctgagtcatagatgtttcctatgtatataagtatgtatttatctatttaagtatgtatatcgtcacttagcacccatagttcaagctttgcttagtttgggcacacctcggacactggcgatcaaattatatgaaagaggcgcgttcctagcacacagtctaagctcgtgtaggtgaacgcgtaccgtgcttgtatgagtgaaatatgacaggtcgactgttcgcgttcttgacaggcggtaactgtgagggggtgggcggcaatttcagcggggagcggaagtggctaTACTGTaggatagtactctttattatactgtggtttgggGCTaatttgatctgtgtaaggtgtcaccaatatttatttatttatttattttcttcgattctatcgccgatagGTCATCGCTTACTCGCCTTAGATGGAACCAGGTCCCGTagtgaatggcatttctgcgatgcgaaacgccgctgaaatgtagtctggctctgtcgtgccaatacgcaagagcgatagaaatagatagctactaaagagatattatcgtgagcgtttgtgcattcggctgcgAACACAGTGCCttaatccgtactaatattataaatgggaaagtgtgtgtgtctgtttgtttgtcttttacggcaaaacggagcgacgaactatCGTTAtatttgaagtggagatagggatggggagtgacataggctactttttgtctctttttaacccgagcgaagccgcgagcaaaagctagtagggaaatatttaaaaaaagcttGATGACTTAACTAAAGGCCTTTCCAGACACGCCTCGACGTACTACACGCACCTCCGCACGGCGCACCGCAGCGCGTACGTCTGTACGTCGTGTGGCGCGTCCTTTGTCAGCGCGGCCGGGCTGCGTCAGCACACGCAGCTCAAACACAAGCACGATGTGGTGAGGAACCTTTATTGTTTCCATAACAAATTTTAGAATACTTTGATTTCTTTTCGCTTGGCAGAATCCTCTTTACGCTGACTGTATggttagcattatgctgaggcgggaccatttcgtggtaaacgataatttttatattatgttttaataattaaatgtttgtatttttaatacctattgtaatttaccacgaataaacgatttctattctattctattctattctattctcttTTCGCAGAATGACTTTTTGTATAAATTTCCTGTCACGGttttgcagaattatttaaAGCAGAGTAATACAATGGCATAATGGTAAATTGTATAATAGTCGTAAAATCGATTAAAtgttttgtcgaaaattgtgtCGCATTCTATTGACTTGGCATTCTGTCATTTCGCACAATTGTCGTAGGCAGAATAATAaattggcataatgttgatgcgcagaataatgttacttaatatgttttatttattttttacattaaaaagaGTTTCCTGGTTTACTCACTGTCGATCTAACACGCTCCTCcccgcttcgctcgtcgtcgcacctaaaccgacTCTGTGACACATAAGATTGTCGTGAAGAATGTCGTGTTAGTATTTTGTCTGGATAGGGATTGTAACCTAATCTACATTTCTGGCAACATATCAAAATAAATCCGGCGGGCCGTCTATTCGgtgcaaaataaaattacagtcAGCAACATGAGTATTATGCGACATAAAATGCTGCAAAATTAAGGTCGACGATATTAGCAGTATGCTATTACTAATTCGATGAAATGTAGTGTATACTATATACAATTCTGCTATATTAAAATCGACAATATTAGTATTCTGCTATCCAGAATTCTGCCAAATGAATGATGTGCAATATGACAGTTAAtgctatttgtacaattatgcaAAAGTATCCTTCGGGTAAAAAGGACAATCGATATTCTGCAAGATAAAGGgaacccaaattctgaaaatgtgtTAAGCTACAATTCATTTGTCCAACAGTTTGAAGAAAGCGGCGATGACTCCGAAGTGGAGACGTATTGTGAGCGCTGTGACATCCGCTTTGAGTCACCGAAGGCATTTGAAGAGCACAAATTCCACTCTGTACTGCACTCTGAAGGCGTTGAGTAAGTGTGAACCAGAAATAtgagctttttagggttccgtagtcaactaggaacccttatagtttcaccatgtctgtccgtccgtccgtccgcggataatctcagtgaccgttagcactagaaagctgaaatttggtatcaatatgtgtatcaatcacgccgacaacgtagtaaaataaaaag from Leguminivora glycinivorella isolate SPB_JAAS2020 chromosome 22, LegGlyc_1.1, whole genome shotgun sequence includes the following:
- the LOC125238069 gene encoding ecdysone oxidase-like, translated to MDLLADVVSTAKAITPNLTISSAAKILQLLAATTTYVGESWPESSKVNHGDHFNFIILVGGGTAGCVLANRLTEVRDWRVLVIESGGDPPLFSEIPGLFFLGTHSPHDWDYYSEDDGVTSQSQISHRVAHTRGKMLGGSSCLDHLNYERGSKSDFDSWPEDWHWDDVLKYFKKAENMLDKKITQGPTSQYHCDKGPLSVRRHSVNEEFQKIEDDLLQAYEELGIKTMYDPNVPNPNGNSKLYFKTTEKTSRRASAALEYLLPIKNRPNFYLLKHASVTKILINENKQATGVKVRVNDVEFDVFADHEVVVTAGVFNTPKLLMLSGIGPAEHLNDFDIQVVADLPVGLNLFDHAVVPVVTSHKLALAANVEENILALTDLGTFPPPIVSGRVSINETLKDLLHLSIYYDGSSPIFLYTVGVNYNYNLVLSTSWILNNPIRDMLLSIIILGKPKSRGRVELRSPDPQDPPKIFTGFLSHPEDLTRFTEAVKYFYTIKDTSYFKNAGGSFSRPSLPECDHLEFGGDDYWICYVRTLVTITFHPGGTCAMGSVTDKNLKVKGIKRLRISDDSVMFDLPNAKLGTVTVMVAERVADLIKEEYGKYEADFPCE
- the LOC125237881 gene encoding zinc finger protein 878-like isoform X1, with translation MADLKICRICLRTECKVFKFDQFQLKSYYEEVMALKVNEHDGLPHYFCYECATMLHKFHKFKEKCYCGQKALREVLWRGPITYETIYKIDRNARHLQSPLAIMTVTDQVQSFTVTEEAESQRLEDVTTSPQFQLNPNSPTSVFVDIKNEVIKLEDKKIDERRKSKDFELDAWKTKSRKRTRFLDASNWKKCSLTEEEAVKEFRERAEEPKYLKASHKCQDCFKGFSKKEMLSRHLQLRHSESLGPFSCRLCRMRFRWESHLRAHLRQHFTEYRCQRCPFVCNLENSALLHEEYHSGITRKCIHCEEEFRHASTYYTHLRTAHRSAYVCTSCGASFVSAAGLRQHTQLKHKHDVFEESGDDSEVETYCERCDIRFESPKAFEEHKFHSVLHSEGVEHELQDEIAIPRKVLGKRLRAKITKELKKGEPEEDQITASDTKRRKKMKRKRRKPTTCHQCGKHFETQTACMQHHLRQHPRTSFYPDNERHICEICGASLAPGSVAVHQNMHTRSTVFPCESCGRQFHSSVGLKRHLLTHTGEKPFQCNLCDKRFTQSNSMKLHYRTFHLKQPYPKSHTRRGESFLTTSQTNLTYQTNLQTYTFIHLMQPYPMRNRRKKKQEVVAETVDLESSSLPSPETVPDTLPPPAACPAEPAAEPLTYLTLH
- the LOC125237881 gene encoding zinc finger protein 878-like isoform X2 → MADLKICRICLRTECKVFKFDQFQLKSYYEEVMALKVNEHDGLPHYFCYECATMLHKFHKFKEKCYCGQKALREVLWRGPITYETIYKIDRNARHLQSPLAIMTVTDQVQSFTVTEEAESQRLEDVTTSPQFQLNPNSPTSVFVDIKNEVIKLEDKKIDERRKSKDFELDAWKTKSRKRTRFLDASNWKKCSLTEEEAVKEFRERAEEPKYLKASHKCQDCFKGFSKKEMLSRHLQLRHSESLGPFSCRLCRMRFRWESHLRAHLRQHFTEYRCQRCPFVCNLENSALLHEEYHSGITRKCIHCEEEFRHASTYYTHLRTAHRSAYVCTSCGASFVSAAGLRQHTQLKHKHDVFEESGDDSEVETYCERCDIRFESPKAFEEHKFHSVLHSEGVEHELQDEIAIPRKVLGKRLRAKITKELKKGEPEEDQITASDTKRRKKMKRKRRKPTTCHQCGKHFETQTACMQHHLRQHPRTSFYPDNERHICEICGASLAPGSVAVHQNMHTRSTVFPCESCGRQFHSSVGLKRHLLTHTGEKPFQCNLCDKRFTQSNSMKLHYRTFHLKQPYPKRNRRKKKQEVVAETVDLESSSLPSPETVPDTLPPPAACPAEPAAEPLTYLTLH